The following are encoded together in the Tripterygium wilfordii isolate XIE 37 chromosome 18, ASM1340144v1, whole genome shotgun sequence genome:
- the LOC119984867 gene encoding protein PELPK1-like, protein MSAGNCFMLAFFVALSFSGMDVGFAARHLLQIPNLPNLPQPTIPNLPTTLPPLPSIPNLPQPTLPNLPTIPNLPQPTLPTTLPPLPSIPNLPQPTMPNLPQPSLPTTLPPLPSIPSIPTIPTTIPSIPFLSPPPSNN, encoded by the coding sequence ATGTCTGCTGGCAATTGTTTCATGTTGGCTTTCTTTGTTGCTCTAAGTTTCTCCGGCATGGACGTCGGCTTTGCTGCTCGTCATCTTTTACAGATTCCAAATCTGCCAAATCTGCCACAACCCACAATCCCAAATTTGCCTACAACACTGCCTCCATTGCCTAGCATCCCAAACCTGCCACAACCCACATTGCCAAATTTGCCAACAATCCCAAATCTACCACAACCGACATTGCCTACAACACTGCCACCATTGCCTAGCATCCCAAATCTGCCACAACCCACAATGCCAAACTTGCCACAACCCTCATTGCCAACAACATTGCCTCCATTGCCAAGCATTCCCTCTATCCCAACAATCCCAACCACTATTCCATCCATTCCATTCCTGTCTCCGCCACCCAGCAACAACTAG